Proteins co-encoded in one Novosphingobium sp. PP1Y genomic window:
- a CDS encoding TonB-dependent receptor codes for MQFPKSILLASTAFAAVSIAGPALAQDTTGSEEATRNTGLSEIVVTARKRVESAQDIPVVVTAISAQTLEQRDITSIEKIAAATPSLTVGHASNGSAAQVTLRGIGSSSTSIGIEQSVATVVDGVYYGQGRILEEGFFDLAGVEVLKGPQVLFFGKNATAGVISIKTADPTPEWEFKARASYEFKAQEAELEGVASGPLADDLGIRVAVRGSKAWGGYYKNVSRDYDLALLPFTSTPTSSDQPGNRQFLGRVTLKYEPTSEITNTLKVSYNYNKANNSSYNYVAYNCPTGFTALSGDACGLNFQTHQNDMPAEEATNFPYAGDGSLYNKYRSAAITNTFNYELGTVTLTNVTNYNWNNNRWLCACEFQANPLSVWATENSSWKAFSNEARALTHFDGPLNVMVGLLYQKTKRDFEQFVSFSLSDIPAAGRFQYIDAYKTSYTKGETISGFGQVTWKLTDNLELDGGVRYTHETKKSAFTQPYVSPAFTGAWVQGRTTLGDQTFTNWSPEVSLTYKPIQDVMFYASYKTGYKSGGFSNGGIDSAFGNPAVDLLFDPETAKGFEAGVKSTILDNQLRLNLGAYSYKYKNLQIDFFNSSIIAFQTLTADARTKGVELDFEFAPYAVPGLNVHGSLNYNDAKYDSFPDAPCYAGQTPDEGCNLTADGAGGYRVLTAAEITGGTPGVRQNLNGMVLGMAPHWTGSLGVNYDTPVGGGLKAGVGGNMRYSSSYLVQGFGVPHSRNSSYATLDAGLRLGAEDDSWQLAVIGKNLTNKQYINGGVDGPNTGSGTGTPGGVHADQLGFGAEPRTVTVQVTTRF; via the coding sequence ATGCAATTCCCCAAGTCCATTCTGCTTGCGTCAACGGCATTTGCCGCCGTGTCCATTGCCGGGCCCGCCCTGGCCCAGGATACGACCGGCAGCGAAGAGGCGACCAGGAACACCGGCCTGAGCGAAATCGTCGTGACCGCCCGTAAGCGCGTTGAAAGTGCGCAGGACATTCCTGTCGTCGTCACTGCGATCTCGGCCCAGACGCTCGAGCAGCGCGACATCACCAGCATCGAAAAGATCGCAGCCGCTACGCCGAGCCTGACCGTCGGCCACGCCTCGAACGGCTCGGCCGCGCAAGTCACGCTGCGCGGAATTGGCTCGTCTTCGACCTCGATCGGCATCGAACAATCGGTCGCCACGGTCGTCGACGGCGTTTATTACGGCCAGGGCCGCATTCTGGAGGAAGGCTTCTTCGACCTTGCCGGCGTCGAAGTGCTCAAGGGCCCGCAGGTCCTGTTCTTCGGCAAGAACGCCACTGCCGGCGTTATCTCGATCAAGACGGCCGATCCCACCCCCGAATGGGAATTCAAGGCCCGCGCCAGCTACGAATTCAAGGCTCAGGAAGCCGAGCTCGAAGGCGTCGCCTCCGGCCCGCTGGCCGACGATCTGGGTATTCGCGTCGCCGTACGCGGCAGCAAGGCCTGGGGCGGGTATTACAAGAACGTCTCGCGCGACTATGACCTTGCGCTGCTGCCGTTCACCTCGACCCCGACCAGTTCGGACCAGCCGGGCAACCGCCAGTTCCTGGGCCGCGTTACGCTGAAGTACGAACCGACCAGCGAAATCACCAATACGCTCAAGGTCTCGTACAACTACAACAAGGCGAACAACTCGAGCTACAACTACGTCGCCTATAACTGCCCGACCGGCTTCACCGCGCTGTCGGGCGATGCCTGCGGCCTGAACTTCCAGACCCATCAGAACGACATGCCGGCAGAGGAAGCGACCAACTTCCCCTATGCGGGCGACGGCAGCCTCTACAACAAGTACCGTTCCGCAGCGATCACCAACACGTTCAACTACGAGCTTGGCACGGTCACGCTGACAAACGTCACCAATTACAACTGGAACAACAACCGCTGGCTGTGCGCCTGCGAATTCCAGGCCAATCCGCTCTCCGTGTGGGCCACCGAAAACTCGAGCTGGAAGGCCTTCTCTAACGAAGCGCGCGCACTTACGCACTTCGACGGTCCGCTCAACGTGATGGTCGGCCTGCTTTACCAGAAGACCAAGCGCGACTTCGAACAGTTCGTCAGCTTCAGCCTCTCGGACATTCCGGCCGCGGGCAGGTTCCAGTACATCGACGCCTACAAGACCAGCTACACCAAGGGTGAGACGATCTCGGGCTTCGGCCAGGTAACCTGGAAGCTGACCGACAATCTCGAACTCGACGGCGGCGTGCGCTACACCCACGAGACCAAGAAGAGCGCCTTCACCCAGCCTTACGTCAGCCCCGCCTTCACTGGCGCTTGGGTACAGGGCCGCACGACGCTGGGCGACCAGACCTTCACCAACTGGTCCCCGGAAGTCTCGCTGACCTACAAGCCGATTCAGGACGTCATGTTCTATGCGTCGTACAAGACCGGCTACAAGTCGGGCGGCTTCTCGAACGGCGGCATCGACTCCGCCTTCGGCAATCCGGCGGTCGACCTGCTGTTCGATCCGGAGACGGCAAAGGGCTTCGAAGCAGGTGTGAAGTCCACCATCCTCGACAACCAGCTGCGCCTGAACCTGGGTGCCTACAGCTACAAGTACAAGAACCTGCAGATCGACTTCTTCAACTCGTCGATCATCGCGTTCCAGACCCTGACCGCCGACGCGCGAACCAAGGGCGTAGAGCTCGATTTCGAATTTGCGCCTTACGCGGTTCCGGGCCTGAACGTGCACGGCAGCCTCAACTACAACGACGCCAAGTACGACAGCTTCCCCGACGCCCCCTGCTATGCGGGCCAGACGCCGGACGAGGGCTGTAACCTCACCGCTGACGGTGCAGGCGGCTATCGCGTCCTCACGGCGGCCGAGATCACGGGCGGCACGCCAGGCGTCCGCCAGAACCTGAATGGCATGGTGCTGGGCATGGCCCCGCACTGGACCGGTTCGCTGGGCGTCAACTACGACACCCCGGTGGGCGGCGGCTTGAAGGCAGGCGTTGGCGGCAACATGCGCTACAGCTCCTCCTACCTGGTCCAGGGCTTCGGCGTCCCCCATTCGCGCAACAGCTCCTATGCCACGCTCGATGCCGGCCTTCGCTTGGGCGCAGAGGATGACAGCTGGCAACTGGCGGTCATCGGCAAGAACCTGACCAACAAGCAGTACATCAACGGCGGCGTCGACGGTCCGAACACCGGTTCGGGCACTGGCACGCCCGGCGGCGTGCATGCCGACCAGCTCGGCTTCGGTGCCGAACCGCGCACGGTCACCGTCCAGGTCACCACGCGCTTCTGA
- a CDS encoding NADP-dependent oxidoreductase: MTTFHYWRLDRHPQGNTDFSQYLTLCEEELSPIGDGEVRIAVDYLSMDAGTRMWMSPRTDGYQPPLPLGSKMVGLCLGRVSETRDPAFPAGSLVRGFGQWSDYATLTPALAGLEIVDDTIADPRQHFGALGMNAWTAYVGVKEVAAVKSGEWLAVSAAAGATGSLACQVGKNLGAKVVGIAGGPDKCRYLLEELGCDMAIDYRGEDVEARLATVDGGINAFFDNVGGPILDAVLPNMAHYGRVAICGLVAGYDNDAPMPGPARFDQILMRRLRIEGFFIPDFLERGAEFLPQLRQWMDEGKLSTRFDETQGLENVLVAYERMLTGKNIGKAIVRL; this comes from the coding sequence ATGACAACTTTCCATTACTGGCGTCTTGATCGCCATCCCCAGGGGAATACTGATTTTTCCCAGTATCTTACACTTTGTGAAGAAGAGCTTTCTCCGATTGGCGATGGTGAAGTGCGGATCGCCGTCGATTACCTCTCGATGGACGCGGGCACCCGCATGTGGATGAGCCCGCGCACGGACGGCTATCAGCCGCCGCTGCCGCTGGGCTCGAAAATGGTCGGACTTTGCCTTGGCCGCGTAAGCGAAACGCGCGATCCCGCCTTTCCCGCAGGCTCTCTGGTGCGCGGCTTCGGACAATGGTCCGACTATGCCACGCTTACGCCTGCGCTGGCCGGGCTGGAGATCGTCGACGACACGATTGCCGATCCACGTCAGCATTTCGGCGCTCTGGGGATGAATGCCTGGACCGCCTATGTCGGCGTCAAGGAAGTGGCTGCAGTCAAATCTGGCGAGTGGCTGGCGGTTTCCGCTGCTGCCGGCGCGACCGGGAGCCTTGCCTGCCAGGTCGGCAAGAACCTGGGTGCCAAGGTCGTCGGCATAGCCGGCGGGCCGGACAAGTGCCGCTATCTGCTGGAAGAGCTGGGATGCGACATGGCGATCGACTATCGAGGCGAGGATGTCGAGGCGCGGCTGGCGACCGTCGATGGCGGGATCAATGCCTTCTTCGACAATGTCGGCGGGCCGATCCTCGATGCGGTCCTGCCGAACATGGCCCATTACGGACGCGTGGCGATTTGCGGTCTGGTGGCCGGCTACGACAATGACGCGCCGATGCCGGGGCCTGCGCGCTTCGACCAGATCCTCATGCGGCGCCTGCGCATCGAGGGTTTCTTCATCCCCGATTTCTTGGAGCGAGGAGCCGAGTTTCTGCCGCAACTGCGCCAGTGGATGGACGAGGGCAAGCTGTCGACCCGCTTCGACGAGACGCAAGGTCTGGAAAACGTCCTTGTCGCCTATGAGCGGATGCTGACTGGAAAGAACATCGGCAAGGCCATCGTCAGGCTCTGA
- a CDS encoding SDR family NAD(P)-dependent oxidoreductase has translation MGRLEGKITLVTGAGSDRGLGGATAKRFAEEGAFVYLTDLDIAGAEAVAAAIRESGGQAEALAQDVTSEADWDRVFTTIETGHGRLDVLVNNAGIAVLKPIAELTAADWEKQNRVNLDSVFYGTQRAVALMRKIGHGGSIINLSSIAGLVGVQMCGAYAAAKGGVRLFSKVIAQECAAQNIRCNSVHPGMIETAMQDVARKDNPEGFKQIVAGIPMQRMGEPLDIANMNLFLASDESRYITGCEFVVDGGVTAM, from the coding sequence ATGGGCCGCCTTGAAGGAAAGATCACGCTGGTAACCGGAGCGGGCTCCGACCGCGGGCTCGGCGGGGCAACCGCCAAACGCTTCGCCGAGGAAGGGGCCTTCGTCTATCTTACCGACCTTGACATCGCAGGAGCCGAAGCCGTCGCCGCAGCTATCCGCGAAAGCGGTGGCCAGGCCGAGGCGCTCGCGCAGGATGTCACCAGCGAAGCGGACTGGGACCGCGTTTTCACGACGATCGAGACCGGCCACGGCCGCCTCGACGTACTCGTAAACAACGCCGGCATCGCCGTGCTCAAGCCGATCGCCGAACTGACGGCCGCGGACTGGGAAAAACAAAACCGGGTCAATCTCGACAGCGTCTTTTACGGCACCCAGCGCGCCGTGGCGCTGATGCGCAAGATCGGCCACGGCGGCTCGATCATCAACCTGTCGTCGATTGCCGGCCTGGTCGGCGTGCAGATGTGCGGCGCCTATGCTGCGGCCAAGGGCGGCGTGCGCTTGTTCTCTAAGGTCATCGCGCAGGAATGCGCGGCCCAGAACATCCGCTGCAATTCGGTGCACCCGGGCATGATCGAAACCGCCATGCAGGACGTTGCGCGCAAGGACAATCCGGAAGGCTTCAAGCAGATCGTCGCGGGCATTCCGATGCAGCGCATGGGCGAGCCGCTCGACATTGCCAACATGAACCTGTTCCTCGCTTCGGACGAGAGCCGCTATATCACCGGTTGCGAATTCGTGGTCGACGGCGGCGTTACCGCAATGTGA
- a CDS encoding TonB-dependent receptor, with protein sequence MASATIRGAWFAALSTTALTCIATPACAQESIDQGVETTNPNEIIVSARRRSETLQDTPIAITAVNTAMLENKAAVNIGDLQGAAPGLLITQQNSGAQAANISIRGLTYADIEKSQTPTVGVVVDGVTIGTNTGQLQDAFDIAQIEVLRGPQGTLFGANTIGGVINITRTKPTMEPGVKAEFTYGRWNTWAAKAIANYGDGETWGVKAWYFHNETDGFYHNATRDTSDGWSKGDSYGASVLFQPTGSGFDGQFTIENVVQKFNPVVSNLTNSSELFCGLIPAEECNRNNTTDLYTTFGEAAVSTYHAPDATLQMNYDAGAVKLTSITGWRHSREAQTQDFDGSSVDLYYADRRQHYTQWSQELRAAGNLFDGFDYVVGGYYFHSKYDLTQYTRFFGFDSSVPADEFDSNPQFVNGKTTSYAFFGDFNWAFADKWRLSFGGRWSHDNKKLTNAFEQSGLIGSGDANFTKFTPKIGIDYRPNSDTMLYASWSRGYRSGGFSPRAATAETASTPFQPETVDAYEVGAKLSLFDRMLDINLAGYVSDYKNMQQNLTVPGGPTGNQTITGNVPGGAIIKGIELDGSLRVTPEFRITASGAYMKSHFRNFITDGVLGTDIVPFDYSANRLIYAPKFTMSLNADYEVPTSFGKIVATAGWRHISPYDEQISAASLTPVTDGSGNVTQVIVNGNDPRVRTTTQDLVDSSLTFNFDLGDTEAYFRVFGRNLTNEKTTTHAFTVAGLFSFGMALEPRTYGATIGIRY encoded by the coding sequence ATGGCATCCGCAACAATTCGCGGAGCGTGGTTTGCTGCGCTTTCGACAACTGCCCTTACCTGTATTGCGACCCCCGCTTGTGCGCAGGAGAGCATTGACCAGGGCGTGGAGACGACGAACCCCAATGAAATCATCGTTTCTGCCCGTCGCCGCTCCGAAACGCTGCAGGATACCCCGATCGCGATTACCGCGGTCAACACGGCGATGCTCGAAAACAAGGCGGCTGTAAACATCGGCGATCTGCAGGGCGCGGCCCCGGGCCTGCTCATAACCCAGCAGAATTCGGGCGCGCAGGCAGCCAACATCTCGATCCGCGGCCTGACTTACGCCGACATCGAGAAGTCGCAGACCCCGACCGTCGGCGTCGTCGTAGACGGCGTGACGATCGGCACCAACACCGGCCAGTTGCAGGATGCCTTCGACATCGCCCAGATCGAAGTCCTGCGCGGCCCGCAGGGTACCCTGTTCGGCGCGAACACCATCGGCGGTGTCATCAACATCACCCGCACCAAGCCGACCATGGAACCCGGCGTGAAGGCCGAATTCACCTATGGTCGCTGGAATACCTGGGCAGCCAAGGCGATCGCCAACTACGGCGACGGCGAGACCTGGGGCGTCAAGGCGTGGTACTTTCACAACGAGACCGACGGCTTTTACCATAACGCCACCCGCGACACGAGCGACGGCTGGAGCAAGGGCGACAGCTACGGCGCCAGCGTGCTGTTCCAGCCCACCGGCTCGGGCTTCGATGGGCAGTTCACCATCGAAAACGTCGTCCAGAAATTCAACCCGGTCGTCAGCAACCTGACCAACAGCTCGGAACTGTTCTGCGGCCTCATTCCCGCCGAGGAATGCAACCGCAACAACACGACCGACCTGTACACCACCTTCGGCGAAGCCGCGGTGAGCACCTATCACGCTCCCGACGCGACGCTGCAGATGAACTACGACGCCGGTGCCGTGAAGCTGACCTCGATCACCGGCTGGCGCCACAGCCGCGAGGCGCAGACCCAGGACTTCGACGGTTCCTCGGTTGACCTCTATTATGCAGACCGCCGCCAGCACTACACCCAGTGGAGCCAGGAACTGCGCGCTGCAGGCAACCTGTTCGACGGCTTCGACTACGTCGTGGGCGGATACTACTTCCACTCGAAATACGACCTGACCCAGTACACCCGCTTCTTCGGCTTCGATTCCTCGGTGCCGGCGGACGAGTTCGACAGCAACCCGCAGTTCGTCAACGGCAAGACGACTAGCTACGCGTTCTTCGGCGACTTCAACTGGGCCTTCGCCGACAAGTGGCGCCTGTCCTTCGGTGGTCGCTGGTCGCACGATAACAAGAAGCTGACCAACGCCTTCGAACAGTCGGGCCTGATCGGATCGGGCGATGCCAACTTCACCAAGTTCACGCCCAAGATCGGCATCGACTATCGCCCCAACTCGGACACCATGCTCTACGCAAGCTGGTCGCGCGGCTACCGTTCGGGCGGCTTCAGCCCCCGCGCCGCCACTGCGGAAACGGCCAGCACGCCGTTCCAGCCGGAAACCGTCGATGCATACGAGGTTGGCGCCAAGCTCTCGCTGTTCGACCGCATGCTGGACATCAACCTCGCCGGCTACGTGTCCGACTACAAGAACATGCAGCAGAACCTGACCGTCCCCGGCGGCCCGACGGGCAACCAGACGATTACCGGCAACGTTCCTGGCGGCGCGATCATCAAGGGCATCGAGCTTGACGGTTCATTGCGCGTCACTCCGGAATTCCGGATCACCGCTTCGGGCGCCTACATGAAGTCGCACTTCCGCAACTTCATCACCGACGGCGTCCTTGGCACCGACATCGTACCCTTCGACTACTCGGCCAACCGCCTGATCTACGCGCCGAAGTTCACGATGTCGCTCAACGCCGACTACGAAGTGCCGACCAGCTTCGGCAAGATCGTCGCCACGGCCGGCTGGCGCCACATCAGCCCCTACGACGAACAGATCTCGGCTGCCTCGCTGACCCCGGTCACCGACGGTTCGGGCAACGTCACCCAGGTCATCGTCAACGGCAACGATCCACGCGTGCGCACCACGACGCAGGATCTCGTCGACAGCAGCCTGACCTTCAACTTCGATCTCGGCGATACGGAAGCCTATTTCCGCGTCTTCGGCCGCAACCTGACCAATGAGAAGACCACGACGCACGCCTTTACCGTCGCCGGCCTGTTCTCGTTCGGCATGGCTCTCGAACCGCGTACCTACGGCGCGACGATCGGCATCAGATATTGA
- a CDS encoding NADP-dependent oxidoreductase, protein MAVNRRFLLVRRPQGTPVPEDFELVSAEIPSPPPGGIVVRNHYISLDPAQRGWMDDAPSYMPPIPLGDPVRATTVGVVHASDNPDFTPGQWVMGLNAIEDYSVAMPGGFTMPVDVDAVASPSNFLSALGAVGLTAYFGLLEAGKPQPGETILVSGAAGAVGSAVGQIGKIVGCRVVGIAGGPDKCRRLIEDYGFDAAIDYKGKDVETLAAEIAKAAPDGANVVFENVGGTVMEAELFNLALHARIVLCGLISEYNSEERIGMRNLWQVLARRAVVHGFLIADYADRFAEGGAMMARWLAEGRMRIDEDVQEGLENAFDAFMRLFSGANTGKLVLKIA, encoded by the coding sequence ATGGCAGTCAATCGGCGCTTCCTGCTTGTACGCAGGCCGCAAGGAACACCCGTTCCCGAGGATTTCGAGCTGGTCAGCGCGGAAATTCCTTCGCCGCCGCCGGGGGGGATCGTGGTACGCAACCACTATATCTCGCTCGATCCGGCCCAGCGCGGCTGGATGGACGATGCGCCCAGCTACATGCCCCCGATCCCGCTTGGCGATCCGGTTCGGGCGACGACCGTGGGCGTCGTTCATGCGTCCGACAATCCCGACTTCACGCCGGGGCAATGGGTCATGGGTCTCAATGCGATCGAGGATTACTCTGTCGCGATGCCCGGGGGCTTTACCATGCCCGTTGACGTCGATGCCGTGGCATCGCCTTCGAACTTTCTCTCGGCGCTGGGCGCTGTGGGGCTGACCGCCTACTTCGGTCTGCTTGAAGCGGGCAAGCCGCAGCCGGGCGAGACGATCCTCGTTTCGGGTGCGGCCGGTGCGGTCGGTTCGGCAGTCGGCCAGATCGGCAAGATCGTGGGCTGCAGGGTCGTCGGCATTGCCGGTGGTCCGGACAAGTGCCGCCGCCTGATCGAGGACTACGGGTTCGATGCCGCGATCGACTACAAGGGCAAGGACGTCGAGACGCTTGCGGCGGAAATCGCCAAGGCGGCGCCGGATGGCGCGAACGTCGTGTTCGAGAATGTCGGCGGCACGGTCATGGAGGCCGAACTGTTCAACCTCGCGCTTCATGCGCGCATCGTCCTGTGCGGCCTGATCAGCGAATACAATTCTGAGGAGAGGATCGGGATGCGCAACCTGTGGCAGGTGCTTGCCCGCCGGGCGGTGGTGCACGGTTTCCTGATCGCCGACTATGCGGATCGCTTTGCCGAAGGCGGGGCGATGATGGCGCGGTGGTTGGCCGAGGGCAGAATGCGCATCGACGAGGACGTCCAGGAAGGCCTGGAGAATGCCTTCGATGCCTTCATGCGGCTGTTCAGCGGTGCGAACACTGGCAAGCTGGTCCTCAAGATCGCCTGA
- a CDS encoding SRPBCC family protein has product MTDLMAKYGDAAERMLHFVETRTTDQASGVFQVPVANYLDEDRWEREKERIFKRLPLMLALSIELPQVNDYKAMDVMGLPVVITRARDGKARTFLNVCKHRAANLAPEGKGNCRAFSCPYHGWTYANDGKLIGIAEASTFGEVDRSTLNMTQLPCDEVAGMIFVILTPGLEIDARAWLGDMYEHFAALKLETWYYHKSKVMRGANWKVAYDGYLEGYHFQAAHTNTVATRSPSNRAIYAGHGPHILIGFPQNTITGLHDLPRDQWGAQENRGYDFIRMLFPNFALFLAPEMCQFAQLFPGAKANENVTVMNYVFPIRPETEEGIKALDEMCDFFFDVVEEEDYFLGLKVQNGLESGAMTHQVFGRNEPGNQFFHKWVDYYLDETGQTPAPVMKA; this is encoded by the coding sequence ATGACCGACCTCATGGCCAAGTACGGCGATGCCGCAGAGCGCATGCTTCACTTCGTCGAAACCCGCACGACCGACCAGGCAAGCGGTGTCTTCCAAGTGCCCGTCGCCAACTACCTCGACGAAGACCGCTGGGAGCGCGAGAAGGAGCGGATCTTCAAGCGCCTGCCGCTCATGCTGGCGCTTTCGATCGAGCTGCCGCAGGTCAACGACTACAAGGCCATGGACGTCATGGGCCTGCCCGTCGTGATCACCCGCGCCCGGGACGGCAAGGCACGCACCTTCCTCAACGTCTGCAAGCACCGTGCCGCCAACCTCGCGCCGGAGGGCAAGGGCAATTGCCGGGCCTTTTCCTGTCCCTACCACGGCTGGACTTATGCCAACGACGGCAAGCTCATCGGAATTGCCGAAGCCTCGACATTCGGCGAGGTCGACCGCTCCACTCTCAACATGACGCAGCTACCTTGCGACGAGGTGGCCGGCATGATCTTCGTGATCCTGACGCCGGGTCTGGAGATAGATGCGCGCGCTTGGCTGGGGGACATGTACGAGCACTTCGCCGCGCTCAAGCTGGAGACCTGGTACTATCACAAGTCCAAGGTCATGCGCGGCGCAAACTGGAAAGTCGCCTACGACGGCTATCTCGAGGGATACCACTTCCAGGCCGCGCATACGAATACCGTCGCCACCCGTTCCCCCTCGAACCGCGCAATATACGCGGGGCACGGGCCGCACATCCTTATCGGCTTCCCGCAAAACACGATCACCGGCCTGCATGACCTGCCTCGCGACCAATGGGGCGCCCAGGAGAACAGGGGCTACGACTTCATTCGCATGCTCTTCCCCAATTTCGCACTCTTCCTCGCGCCCGAGATGTGCCAGTTCGCCCAGCTCTTCCCCGGCGCAAAGGCGAACGAAAACGTCACGGTGATGAACTACGTCTTCCCGATCCGGCCCGAAACCGAAGAAGGCATCAAGGCGCTGGACGAGATGTGCGACTTCTTCTTCGACGTGGTGGAAGAGGAGGACTACTTCCTCGGCCTGAAGGTCCAGAACGGGCTGGAGAGCGGCGCGATGACACATCAGGTCTTCGGTCGCAACGAACCGGGCAACCAGTTCTTCCACAAGTGGGTGGACTACTACCTCGACGAGACCGGTCAGACCCCCGCGCCGGTCATGAAAGCGTGA
- a CDS encoding SRPBCC family protein, whose translation MADFDSREGFNKARCPGPGWEDILAADDVAPPAFVAQDQYQYLGSDAVDASRYYYPEFFRAENERMWPRVWQFAAREEDLPEPGDYVTYENAGRSYLIVRQEDGSVKALHNVCLHRGRKLKTDSGSVEQFVCPFHGFSWNTDGSLRNIPCRWDFGHLTDEKMQLPEAHVGQWGGYIFVRESDEGPSLEEFLEPLPEFFKRWRHEECVTVAWVGKVVKANWKITMEAFMESYHAYVTHPQLMPFTGDANAAYHVLSRHVNVNYTPFGVVSPHVSDAKLSEQWIIDEFRKYNGRSADNYEANKDDHAIDVAEGKTARQALGDAMRKTSQEMFGGDYSQVSESELLDALVYNVFPNFAPWGGFMPNIVYRWRPWPDQDHCLMEVRVIARVPEGQPRPVGVPMHMLGEDEDWSDAPELGVLGAVVDQDMTNMELTHEGLKASKNQRVELGDYQEVRIRHFHQTLDSYLKD comes from the coding sequence ATGGCTGATTTCGATTCTCGCGAAGGCTTCAACAAGGCGCGTTGCCCCGGCCCGGGCTGGGAAGACATCCTCGCCGCAGACGACGTGGCCCCGCCCGCGTTCGTCGCGCAGGACCAGTACCAGTATCTCGGCTCCGATGCCGTCGACGCCTCGCGCTATTACTACCCGGAATTCTTCCGCGCAGAAAATGAAAGGATGTGGCCGCGCGTATGGCAATTTGCCGCGCGCGAGGAAGACCTGCCCGAGCCGGGCGACTATGTGACCTATGAAAACGCCGGCCGCTCCTACCTGATCGTGCGTCAGGAAGACGGCAGCGTCAAAGCTCTCCACAACGTCTGCCTCCACCGCGGACGCAAGCTCAAGACCGACAGCGGCAGCGTCGAGCAGTTCGTCTGCCCGTTCCACGGCTTTTCATGGAACACCGACGGCAGCCTGCGCAACATTCCCTGCCGCTGGGACTTCGGGCACCTTACAGACGAGAAGATGCAACTACCCGAGGCTCATGTCGGTCAGTGGGGCGGCTACATCTTCGTGCGCGAAAGCGATGAGGGACCGAGCCTTGAGGAGTTCCTCGAGCCGCTACCCGAGTTCTTCAAGCGCTGGCGCCACGAGGAATGCGTGACGGTCGCCTGGGTGGGCAAGGTCGTGAAGGCGAACTGGAAGATCACCATGGAAGCCTTCATGGAAAGCTACCACGCCTACGTCACGCATCCCCAGCTCATGCCCTTCACCGGCGATGCCAACGCCGCCTATCACGTGCTCTCGCGCCACGTGAACGTGAACTACACGCCCTTCGGCGTCGTCAGCCCCCACGTCTCCGACGCGAAGCTCTCCGAGCAGTGGATCATCGACGAATTTCGCAAATACAACGGACGCTCTGCCGACAACTATGAGGCGAACAAGGACGATCACGCGATCGACGTAGCCGAAGGCAAGACCGCCAGGCAGGCACTGGGCGACGCAATGCGCAAAACCTCCCAGGAGATGTTCGGCGGCGATTACTCCCAGGTCTCGGAAAGCGAGCTGCTCGACGCGCTGGTCTACAATGTCTTTCCCAACTTCGCGCCATGGGGCGGGTTCATGCCGAACATCGTCTACCGCTGGCGCCCCTGGCCCGATCAGGACCATTGCCTGATGGAAGTGCGCGTGATCGCCCGGGTGCCCGAAGGCCAGCCGCGCCCGGTCGGAGTGCCGATGCACATGCTGGGCGAGGACGAGGACTGGTCCGATGCGCCTGAACTGGGCGTTCTGGGCGCGGTCGTCGATCAGGACATGACAAACATGGAACTGACTCACGAAGGGCTGAAGGCCTCGAAGAACCAGCGCGTAGAACTGGGCGACTACCAGGAAGTGCGCATCCGCCACTTCCACCAGACGCTCGATTCCTATCTCAAAGACTGA